In Geotalea uraniireducens, one genomic interval encodes:
- a CDS encoding GeoRSP system PqqD family peptide chaperone has protein sequence MSRTRKVQRNPAVMWREEVDALSEVREALDRGGDVGESGTSILFSGGSMLSLNYLGTEIWKRCDGRRLSELVAELLEEFDVAEEVLAADVESFLDELAAKGFVSYAE, from the coding sequence ATGAGCAGGACGCGGAAGGTGCAGCGCAACCCGGCGGTGATGTGGCGCGAGGAGGTCGATGCGTTGAGCGAGGTCCGGGAGGCCCTCGACCGGGGGGGCGATGTCGGCGAGAGCGGGACGTCGATCCTTTTTTCCGGAGGGTCCATGCTGTCCCTCAATTATCTTGGGACGGAGATCTGGAAGCGGTGCGACGGGCGCCGCCTCAGCGAGCTGGTGGCCGAGTTGCTGGAGGAGTTCGACGTGGCGGAAGAGGTGCTCGCCGCCGACGTCGAGTCCTTCCTTGACGAGCTGGCGGCCAAGGGATTTGTCAGTTATGCGGAGTGA
- a CDS encoding cupin domain-containing protein — protein MKSQVLDIQQLKKFDDQKRYQETIWSDEQARVSLICMKPGQEIITHTHHGSHIWTVMEGVGELRSGKETRAISVGQVVVVPAFEDHGIRNASTDNLVIVSITAQGD, from the coding sequence ATGAAATCGCAAGTGCTCGATATCCAGCAGCTGAAGAAATTCGACGATCAGAAACGGTATCAGGAGACCATCTGGTCCGACGAACAGGCGCGGGTCAGCCTGATCTGCATGAAACCGGGGCAGGAGATCATTACCCATACCCACCATGGCAGCCATATCTGGACCGTCATGGAAGGGGTCGGCGAGCTCCGTTCCGGCAAGGAGACCAGGGCCATTTCCGTCGGTCAGGTGGTAGTCGTCCCGGCGTTCGAGGACCATGGCATTCGCAACGCCTCGACGGACAACCTGGTGATCGTATCGATTACTGCCCAGGGCGATTAA
- a CDS encoding permease, producing MALNPFAKPKEECQIHGAPSRSGDMMLAAMILASFMLVAWHVWVYGLSGSLALPGAERQPFPLELGNELRDLFFGRKGVGAELWEVFPYFLAGVFIGGFLRTYKIAVKLQAKLRKYGVLSVFLASFVGIITPLCACGTLTTAISLLLAGIPLAPVMSLMVTSPLLSPSTYLLTLNDLGPEWTVIRTASALFMGIFAGLVTHLMSRYAGFRKNEIFIEGAIVRGDFHDDDYPDERLRCNCRRKFGNRVAVRTGNKFLIFLAKSAEMLWVVGKYILVGVVVGAVVERYMPKEWLYHFFGEKGPLSIVWVTLASVPIFLHQISASSIIYHVKGGLDGTLDGAAALAFMIGGPVTAVPTMVLFWTFFKKRIFFLYLFVCLTGTLIIAYSFKFLVFVPGVDLGNPLLARVDALTGGTTAVICKRDPNVRMVLDTDGRGEVATATNDLDGLGGVVFDGSRGRFTAGPADRYDDARYIGNVARWLGDNSQSAAPRKILVYNPAAASGAAASLLGTPVLADLARRGFAVRLAGRAELPRLTDRVLADYGQLWLFLGADGAGRLSDAELQAVAEYNAKGGAALVVPATPHPGDDSLQEANRLASRYGVTFSGPVETEPKLHVSVGANFFNRASGLLGHVLKLVKKA from the coding sequence ATGGCGCTGAATCCGTTTGCGAAGCCTAAGGAGGAGTGCCAGATTCATGGTGCGCCCAGCCGTTCGGGCGACATGATGCTGGCGGCGATGATCCTGGCGTCGTTCATGCTTGTCGCCTGGCATGTCTGGGTCTATGGCCTCAGCGGCTCGCTGGCGCTTCCCGGGGCCGAGCGGCAGCCGTTTCCCCTCGAACTCGGCAATGAGCTCCGGGACCTTTTCTTCGGCCGTAAAGGGGTAGGGGCCGAATTGTGGGAGGTTTTCCCCTATTTCCTTGCCGGGGTGTTCATCGGCGGCTTTCTCCGTACCTACAAGATCGCGGTCAAATTACAGGCCAAACTGCGGAAGTACGGGGTGCTGAGCGTCTTCCTCGCTTCCTTCGTCGGAATCATCACCCCGCTTTGCGCCTGCGGGACGTTGACGACCGCCATCAGCCTGCTCCTGGCGGGGATTCCCCTGGCGCCGGTCATGTCGCTGATGGTGACTTCGCCGCTGTTGAGCCCGTCGACCTATCTGCTCACCCTCAACGACCTGGGCCCCGAATGGACGGTGATCAGGACCGCTTCCGCCCTGTTCATGGGGATCTTTGCCGGTCTGGTCACCCACCTGATGAGCCGCTACGCCGGCTTCCGCAAGAACGAGATTTTTATCGAAGGGGCAATTGTCCGGGGGGACTTCCATGACGACGATTATCCCGACGAACGGCTCCGCTGCAACTGCCGGCGCAAGTTCGGCAACCGGGTGGCGGTGCGGACGGGAAACAAGTTTCTGATCTTTCTGGCGAAATCCGCCGAAATGCTCTGGGTGGTCGGCAAGTACATCCTCGTCGGGGTGGTGGTCGGGGCGGTGGTCGAACGGTACATGCCGAAGGAGTGGCTCTATCACTTCTTCGGCGAGAAGGGGCCGCTCAGCATCGTCTGGGTAACCCTTGCCTCGGTGCCGATTTTTCTCCACCAGATCAGCGCCTCCAGCATAATCTACCACGTCAAGGGGGGGCTGGACGGGACCCTCGACGGGGCGGCCGCCCTGGCGTTCATGATTGGCGGCCCGGTCACCGCGGTACCGACCATGGTGCTCTTCTGGACCTTCTTCAAGAAGCGAATCTTTTTCCTCTACCTGTTCGTCTGCCTGACCGGCACCCTGATCATCGCCTATTCCTTCAAGTTCCTCGTCTTCGTCCCCGGCGTCGACCTGGGCAATCCCCTCCTGGCGCGAGTTGATGCCCTGACGGGCGGGACCACCGCCGTGATCTGCAAGCGCGATCCCAATGTGCGGATGGTGTTGGACACCGACGGCCGGGGGGAGGTCGCCACTGCCACCAACGACCTCGACGGCCTGGGCGGGGTGGTGTTCGACGGTTCCCGCGGCCGGTTTACCGCCGGTCCGGCCGACCGGTATGATGACGCCCGTTACATCGGCAACGTCGCCCGCTGGCTCGGTGACAACTCCCAGTCGGCAGCGCCGCGGAAAATCCTCGTCTACAACCCGGCTGCGGCCAGTGGCGCCGCCGCGTCCCTCCTGGGAACCCCGGTTTTGGCCGATCTTGCCCGGCGCGGCTTTGCCGTTCGACTGGCCGGCCGGGCCGAGCTTCCCCGGCTCACCGACCGGGTCCTCGCCGATTACGGCCAGCTCTGGCTGTTCCTCGGCGCCGACGGCGCGGGACGGTTGAGCGATGCGGAGCTGCAGGCGGTAGCCGAGTATAACGCCAAGGGGGGGGCCGCCCTGGTGGTGCCGGCAACACCGCACCCCGGCGATGACAGCCTGCAGGAGGCGAATCGCCTGGCTTCCCGCTACGGGGTTACCTTCTCCGGCCCCGTGGAGACCGAGCCGAAGCTGCATGTCTCGGTCGGCGCCAACTTCTTCAACCGGGCGTCGGGACTGCTCGGACACGTGCTGAAGCTGGTGAAAAAAGCCTGA
- a CDS encoding ResB-like family cytochrome C biogenesis protein, translating into MLKRTVRFLSSTELAVLLFLAVSLLAIPGTLTENRTFYANPLFLGLLGALALNLVFCTVRRFRAISLPVLILHLGVLVVCGGVVARSFGYVATVNVYEGTSVDRVYRWDLQREMPLGAELAIRRINREYYPIPVKVGVLKGERKDSLQTLRTGGSFVLGPYRVRVDALEFPAEVLKLSVFEGERLLGSCDTAGGGSLPAGFPYSFKLVAFQNPVLKRMWVDLALSRDSRAVTNGTAEVNAPFIWNGLYFYNTLVDVDPAGMAFAGIQVVKDPGRPAVFAGFAIMGVGAVLSFVRRLFRKGT; encoded by the coding sequence ATGCTGAAACGGACGGTCCGATTCCTGTCGTCGACGGAACTGGCGGTGCTGCTGTTCCTGGCGGTTTCCCTTCTGGCGATTCCCGGGACCCTTACCGAAAACAGAACCTTTTACGCCAACCCGCTCTTCCTCGGCCTGCTCGGCGCCCTGGCACTGAACCTGGTGTTCTGCACCGTCCGGCGGTTCCGGGCGATTTCGCTACCGGTGCTGATCCTGCATCTCGGCGTGCTGGTGGTCTGCGGCGGCGTGGTGGCCCGCTCGTTCGGTTATGTGGCAACGGTCAATGTCTACGAAGGGACCAGTGTGGACCGGGTCTACCGCTGGGATCTCCAACGGGAGATGCCGCTCGGTGCCGAGTTGGCGATCCGACGGATCAACCGCGAATATTATCCGATTCCGGTGAAGGTCGGGGTCCTCAAGGGAGAGCGGAAAGATTCGCTGCAGACGCTCCGGACCGGCGGCAGCTTTGTGCTGGGGCCCTACCGGGTCCGGGTTGATGCCCTCGAATTCCCCGCCGAGGTCCTCAAGCTCTCCGTCTTCGAGGGCGAGCGGCTGCTCGGCAGCTGCGATACCGCCGGGGGGGGGAGCCTGCCGGCGGGCTTTCCCTATTCGTTCAAACTGGTGGCGTTCCAGAACCCGGTCCTGAAGCGGATGTGGGTTGATCTTGCCCTGAGCCGGGATTCCCGCGCCGTGACGAACGGCACCGCGGAGGTCAATGCCCCTTTCATCTGGAACGGTCTCTATTTCTATAACACCCTGGTGGACGTGGATCCGGCCGGCATGGCTTTTGCTGGCATCCAGGTGGTGAAAGACCCCGGTCGACCCGCTGTCTTCGCCGGTTTTGCCATTATGGGGGTAGGGGCGGTACTGTCGTTCGTCCGGCGTCTTTTCAGGAAAGGAACATAG
- a CDS encoding glycine betaine ABC transporter substrate-binding protein — protein sequence MKKVGLLVLVMAVLVWGQVSEACVGRTLYIGITGAAGDRLLAEIVSTMVSERTGTAVKVQVYKDNRAVYDAMRHGAVNILIENPERALALLGRPAEPNGRKAYDMVKSEYRKKMNLAWLEPFGMSQEYAPVVTVETLENYPALPKLLLKLAGVLNSDAYARLLKSADAKKAAKDFLKTKKLI from the coding sequence ATGAAAAAAGTCGGTTTGTTGGTGCTGGTGATGGCGGTGTTGGTCTGGGGGCAGGTGAGCGAGGCATGTGTCGGCAGGACGCTTTATATCGGCATCACCGGGGCGGCGGGAGACCGGCTGCTGGCGGAAATCGTTTCGACGATGGTCAGCGAACGGACCGGCACGGCGGTCAAGGTGCAGGTCTACAAGGATAACCGGGCGGTCTACGACGCGATGCGACACGGGGCGGTTAACATCCTCATCGAGAATCCGGAGCGGGCCCTGGCCCTGCTCGGCCGGCCAGCCGAGCCGAACGGCCGGAAAGCCTATGATATGGTCAAGAGTGAGTATCGGAAAAAGATGAACCTCGCCTGGCTCGAACCGTTCGGGATGTCCCAGGAGTATGCGCCGGTCGTCACGGTGGAGACGCTGGAAAATTACCCCGCCTTGCCGAAGCTTTTGTTGAAGCTGGCCGGCGTGCTGAATAGCGACGCCTACGCCCGGCTGCTCAAGTCGGCCGACGCGAAAAAGGCCGCCAAAGACTTTCTCAAGACGAAAAAACTAATCTAG
- a CDS encoding carboxypeptidase-like regulatory domain-containing protein, giving the protein MSWRAWLFTLLLVVAASPLYGADQATVNATIRDVAGKPVAGAKLFLYDSVDTRRPADFISPASDGAGRTALQLPPGRYWAVARLKKGGGYGPLMPGDKHSGEPTILEPAAGEKLAADFVIADIRDVGRQKQSVAAESVVLRGRIVDGDGAPVADAYVFASRTATAGTLPDFLSTWTAADGAYTLYLPVGGRYFVGAARQFPLPAPPGGLREVVPPAGKTEVVLDVTLTVQ; this is encoded by the coding sequence ATGAGTTGGCGGGCCTGGCTGTTCACGTTGCTGCTTGTGGTTGCCGCGTCGCCGCTGTACGGCGCCGATCAGGCAACCGTCAACGCGACGATCCGCGATGTGGCGGGGAAGCCGGTCGCCGGGGCCAAACTTTTTCTTTACGACAGCGTCGATACCCGTCGCCCGGCCGATTTTATCTCGCCGGCCTCGGATGGGGCGGGGCGGACCGCGCTGCAGCTGCCGCCGGGGCGATACTGGGCGGTGGCCCGGCTCAAGAAGGGGGGCGGCTACGGGCCGCTGATGCCGGGGGACAAGCATTCCGGCGAACCGACCATCCTGGAACCGGCAGCCGGCGAAAAGCTTGCCGCCGACTTCGTGATCGCCGACATCCGGGATGTCGGGCGGCAGAAGCAGTCTGTCGCCGCCGAGTCGGTCGTGTTGCGGGGGCGGATCGTCGACGGGGACGGTGCGCCGGTGGCCGATGCCTATGTTTTTGCCAGCCGGACGGCAACGGCGGGGACGCTCCCCGACTTTCTCTCCACCTGGACTGCCGCCGACGGCGCCTATACTCTCTATCTGCCGGTGGGGGGGCGCTATTTCGTCGGTGCCGCCCGGCAATTCCCGCTGCCCGCCCCTCCCGGCGGGCTCCGCGAGGTGGTGCCGCCGGCGGGGAAAACGGAAGTTGTCTTGGATGTTACACTTACGGTACAGTAA
- a CDS encoding NosD domain-containing protein produces MIGLLLPVLFMLLCPVLAGGAVLTADTAWQGTVRLDEDVLVPAGVTLTVKAGTTVTVAAAESTKTDPEYLSPLTEITVRGRLVVEGTAAAPVAFAGAGGKTGEWAGIIVDHGTATIAECRVTGAETGITVIDGTLQLRRATLRENRYGLTAEGAKAEAAITDSRITGNDYGLFTLNGARVTTSGTTVADNRKNDTHRAVARQTWQVKDLRPAAELPVARRYGDEVLRGETVWEGRVVVGGLIRVPEGSRLVIMPGTIVEFTRKDTNGDGIGENGLLVQGRLLAKGTAAQPIVFRSAEPHRAAGDWDAINVMNSAGAQNLFEYCRVEDAYRGFHFHFSNVAIHHSQLSNNYRGVQFQESVVDLTGNTISNNRSGIQGRDSVVLFADNLLAGNYLGANFFRTQLAMHGNRITGSGREGVRLRECTATVRENLVDGNRYGLLVADTYFGELDRNCLLNNLETGFSIRNCDNLEVAGNVIAGNGFNGLNLQDARAVVAGNLIADNGERGIGVLTFAGTITGNDFAGNGRYAIDLDGKKDLAAPGNWWGGDDPERVIFDRRDDPAKGRVNYDEASSVPFPVAWPLATLPTDVVWRGIVTVEQPLTVLPGATLRIEPGTTVRFAPAAGLAVRGKLLATGTAVAKIVFTSAAVREPSAWDEILLEYATGSEIAHCVFEYATWGIHSHFTNLLVADSRFSHNYGGMRFRSGPVRIERSTFTGNTIGIRAYLGNAVITGNSITGNETGIFVREKGGGLTITGNDFAANSGHNIRVGDFNNEDVDARQNWWGGADPAATIFDGRTEPGIGIVRYEPVLTRPVGAGGEGKP; encoded by the coding sequence ATGATCGGCCTACTGCTGCCGGTGCTGTTCATGCTGCTCTGCCCGGTCCTTGCCGGCGGTGCCGTGCTGACGGCGGATACCGCCTGGCAGGGGACGGTGCGGCTCGATGAGGACGTGCTGGTCCCGGCCGGGGTGACCCTGACCGTCAAGGCGGGCACTACCGTTACCGTCGCAGCGGCCGAGAGCACCAAGACCGATCCCGAATACCTGTCGCCGCTGACCGAGATCACCGTCCGGGGACGGTTGGTCGTCGAGGGGACCGCCGCGGCGCCGGTGGCGTTTGCCGGGGCGGGGGGGAAGACCGGAGAGTGGGCAGGGATTATCGTCGACCACGGGACGGCGACCATTGCGGAGTGCCGGGTGACTGGCGCGGAGACGGGGATTACCGTCATCGACGGCACGCTCCAGCTGCGCCGGGCGACCTTGCGGGAGAACCGCTATGGCCTGACCGCCGAGGGGGCTAAGGCGGAGGCGGCAATCACTGACAGCCGGATCACCGGCAACGACTACGGGCTGTTCACCCTGAACGGGGCCCGCGTTACCACCAGTGGCACGACGGTGGCCGACAATCGGAAGAACGATACCCATCGGGCCGTAGCGCGGCAGACCTGGCAGGTAAAGGACCTGCGCCCCGCGGCGGAGCTGCCGGTCGCCCGGCGTTATGGCGACGAGGTTCTGCGGGGCGAAACGGTCTGGGAGGGTCGGGTGGTGGTCGGCGGGCTGATTCGGGTGCCGGAGGGGAGCCGGCTGGTGATCATGCCGGGGACCATTGTCGAGTTCACCAGGAAAGATACCAACGGCGACGGCATCGGCGAAAACGGACTGCTGGTCCAGGGCCGGCTGCTTGCCAAGGGGACGGCGGCCCAGCCGATCGTCTTCCGCTCCGCCGAGCCCCACCGCGCCGCTGGCGACTGGGACGCGATCAACGTCATGAACAGTGCCGGCGCCCAGAACCTCTTCGAGTACTGCCGGGTCGAGGATGCCTACCGTGGCTTCCACTTCCATTTTTCCAACGTGGCGATCCACCATTCGCAGCTGAGCAACAACTACCGGGGGGTACAGTTCCAGGAGTCGGTGGTGGACCTGACCGGCAACACCATCAGCAATAACCGGAGCGGCATCCAGGGACGGGATTCGGTGGTGCTCTTCGCCGACAACCTTTTGGCCGGCAATTATCTGGGGGCCAACTTCTTCCGTACCCAGCTCGCCATGCACGGCAACCGGATCACCGGCAGCGGGCGTGAAGGGGTGCGGCTTCGCGAGTGCACCGCCACGGTGCGGGAGAATCTGGTCGACGGCAACCGCTACGGGCTGCTGGTGGCCGATACCTATTTCGGCGAACTGGACCGCAACTGCCTCCTCAACAACCTGGAGACCGGTTTCTCGATCAGGAATTGCGACAACCTGGAGGTGGCCGGCAACGTCATCGCCGGCAACGGCTTCAACGGCCTGAACCTGCAGGACGCCCGGGCGGTCGTTGCCGGCAACCTGATTGCCGACAACGGCGAACGGGGGATTGGCGTTCTGACGTTTGCGGGGACGATCACCGGCAACGACTTTGCCGGCAACGGCCGCTACGCCATCGACCTCGACGGGAAGAAAGACCTGGCGGCGCCGGGTAACTGGTGGGGGGGCGACGATCCCGAGCGGGTGATCTTCGACCGGCGGGACGATCCGGCCAAGGGGCGGGTGAATTATGACGAAGCGAGCAGCGTGCCGTTCCCGGTAGCCTGGCCGCTGGCGACATTGCCGACCGATGTCGTCTGGCGGGGGATCGTCACCGTCGAGCAACCGCTGACGGTCCTCCCCGGGGCGACGTTGCGGATCGAACCGGGGACGACGGTCCGCTTTGCCCCAGCGGCCGGTCTGGCGGTAAGGGGGAAACTTCTGGCGACGGGGACTGCTGTGGCGAAGATCGTCTTCACCTCGGCAGCGGTGCGGGAGCCGTCGGCGTGGGACGAAATCCTCCTCGAATATGCCACCGGCAGCGAGATCGCCCATTGCGTTTTCGAGTATGCCACCTGGGGAATTCACAGCCATTTCACCAACCTTCTCGTCGCCGATTCGCGCTTTTCCCACAACTACGGCGGGATGCGTTTTCGGAGCGGCCCGGTGCGGATCGAACGGTCGACCTTCACCGGGAATACCATTGGCATCCGGGCCTATCTCGGCAACGCGGTCATTACCGGCAACAGCATCACCGGCAACGAAACCGGCATCTTCGTCCGGGAAAAGGGGGGCGGACTGACCATCACCGGTAACGACTTCGCCGCCAACAGTGGCCACAATATCCGTGTCGGCGATTTCAACAACGAGGATGTGGATGCCCGGCAGAACTGGTGGGGTGGGGCCGATCCCGCCGCCACGATCTTCGATGGCCGCACCGAGCCGGGGATCGGCATCGTCCGCTACGAGCCGGTCCTGACCCGGCCGGTCGGCGCCGGCGGGGAGGGAAAACCATGA
- a CDS encoding carboxypeptidase-like regulatory domain-containing protein gives MVRRCFFPAVMLLFGLAICAGAAEVKTGTITGTMMMARGGAMANGVVVFFNAAAGPPPAHGKYWRVPEGMVNTDAAGNFKAVLPEGTYYLTAIKRAAGRTMGPPQEGDFYLPSRNREGQPREYVVRPGEVTAIGSVAEVVPFQPATNRNPAGLTAVEGTVTDGEGKPAAGVLVFAFASPAMVGTPLFASDKTGADGRYVLRVDRDGTFYLKIRESYGGGIPKAGELLGSYSDKDKPLPVTVKSGTALRGIDIQGHRYTGRGIGLHLQ, from the coding sequence ATGGTTAGACGCTGTTTTTTCCCGGCAGTGATGCTGCTTTTCGGTCTGGCGATCTGCGCCGGCGCCGCCGAAGTGAAGACGGGGACCATTACCGGGACCATGATGATGGCCCGGGGAGGGGCGATGGCTAATGGGGTGGTTGTTTTCTTCAATGCGGCCGCCGGCCCTCCTCCCGCCCACGGCAAATACTGGCGGGTACCGGAAGGGATGGTCAATACCGATGCGGCGGGGAACTTCAAAGCGGTGCTTCCCGAGGGGACCTATTACCTGACGGCGATCAAGCGGGCAGCGGGCCGCACCATGGGGCCGCCGCAGGAGGGGGACTTCTACTTGCCGAGCCGGAACAGGGAGGGGCAACCGCGGGAGTATGTGGTTCGCCCCGGCGAGGTTACCGCCATCGGCTCGGTGGCGGAAGTCGTGCCGTTCCAGCCGGCGACGAACCGGAACCCGGCGGGGCTGACCGCCGTCGAGGGGACCGTCACCGACGGGGAAGGGAAGCCGGCGGCGGGGGTGCTGGTGTTTGCCTTCGCCAGCCCTGCCATGGTCGGTACGCCGCTCTTCGCCTCGGACAAGACGGGCGCCGACGGCCGGTACGTGCTCCGGGTCGATCGCGACGGCACCTTCTATCTGAAGATCCGGGAATCGTACGGCGGCGGCATCCCCAAGGCCGGCGAGCTGTTGGGGAGTTACAGCGACAAGGATAAGCCGCTGCCGGTAACGGTGAAGTCCGGCACGGCGTTACGGGGCATCGATATCCAGGGACACCGTTACACCGGCCGGGGGATTGGGCTGCACCTCCAGTAA
- a CDS encoding NHL repeat-containing protein, whose product MPTNLSRHAGAYAICLIATVISLGGSVHGATMPAVTILRPTTEKLATPLRTIFDAQGNCFVADPRAGGIVKFNAGGEVLGILKTKTPPAAIALTAGGNLLVSQGDRVAVLDRNGIEVGRLGSGAGQFKKASGIAVDAAGYIYVADSRDNTVKVFTATGQYVQAIGNAGSAAGQFSMPTGIAYERSANQIAVADTMNGRVQFFSAGTDYRYVKSIGSPLRSPLGIAFEYDQGGALQRLYVVDSFRNCIEVLDPAGSGTLLGEIGTGGYAAGQLVAPVDVTFDRLNRRLVVANGAGYLTIYGIDGGASPKPPAAPLDIDPVPLTVRTPSVTISGTRGANRAVGVTTDTTAVAAPVVYPSATTWRCTISNLAAGANSFTVTASSPSCQPARQSAYVNYAP is encoded by the coding sequence ATGCCCACCAATTTATCGAGACACGCCGGGGCCTACGCCATTTGCCTGATTGCCACGGTTATTTCGCTGGGCGGTTCCGTCCATGGCGCTACCATGCCGGCAGTGACCATCCTGCGCCCGACGACGGAAAAACTTGCGACCCCCCTTCGGACGATCTTCGACGCGCAGGGGAACTGTTTCGTGGCCGATCCCCGCGCCGGCGGGATCGTAAAATTTAACGCCGGGGGAGAGGTGCTCGGGATACTCAAGACCAAGACCCCGCCGGCAGCCATTGCGCTCACCGCCGGCGGCAATCTTCTGGTGAGCCAGGGTGATCGGGTGGCGGTCCTCGATCGGAACGGTATCGAGGTTGGACGGCTGGGGAGTGGCGCCGGCCAGTTCAAGAAGGCGAGCGGCATCGCCGTCGACGCGGCCGGCTATATCTATGTCGCCGACAGCCGGGACAATACCGTCAAGGTGTTCACCGCCACGGGGCAGTACGTTCAGGCGATCGGCAACGCCGGCAGCGCCGCCGGCCAGTTCTCGATGCCGACCGGCATCGCCTACGAACGGTCGGCCAACCAGATTGCGGTGGCGGATACCATGAACGGCCGGGTGCAGTTTTTCAGCGCCGGCACCGACTACCGTTACGTGAAGAGCATCGGCAGCCCCCTCAGATCGCCCCTCGGGATAGCGTTCGAATATGACCAGGGCGGCGCACTGCAGCGACTCTACGTCGTCGATTCATTCCGGAACTGCATCGAAGTGCTCGACCCGGCCGGCAGCGGCACGCTGCTGGGCGAGATCGGTACCGGCGGTTACGCCGCCGGCCAGCTCGTCGCCCCGGTGGATGTGACCTTCGATCGGCTCAACCGGCGGCTCGTCGTCGCCAATGGCGCCGGCTACCTGACCATCTACGGCATCGACGGCGGCGCCAGCCCCAAGCCGCCCGCCGCGCCCCTCGACATCGACCCCGTCCCCCTCACCGTCAGAACGCCATCAGTCACCATCAGCGGGACGAGAGGGGCAAACCGCGCTGTCGGTGTCACGACCGATACGACCGCCGTCGCGGCCCCGGTCGTCTATCCGTCGGCCACCACCTGGCGCTGCACGATCAGCAACCTGGCGGCGGGGGCCAACTCCTTCACCGTCACGGCGAGCTCGCCATCCTGCCAGCCCGCCAGACAATCGGCCTATGTCAATTATGCGCCCTGA